The following proteins are encoded in a genomic region of Puniceicoccus vermicola:
- a CDS encoding formylglycine-generating enzyme family protein, with the protein MSKSTPGQCCAPRFESPKGCQTPSRSEEIPLETDPVTHAVSDCNCGMIRLEGGTFRMGTEDEDGWPADGEGPIREITLSPFYVDPTTVTNEEFQKFVDETGYRTEAERFGWSYVFAVLLPKSKQRKLRNSQTVQGLNWWYAIEGASWLKPEGPGSNIKKRMDHPVVHVSWHDAQAYCKWANKRLLTEAEWEFAARGGEDQTRYPWGNELTPKGKHRCNIWQGNFPLENTADDGYIGTAPARCYRPNGFGLYNVCGNVWEWCRDWFSPSWHLSGPSADPKGPETGEQRSMRGGSFLCHKSYCNRYRLGARTGNTPDSSTSNCGFRCARDVAE; encoded by the coding sequence ATGAGCAAATCTACTCCCGGCCAATGCTGCGCACCGCGATTCGAAAGCCCGAAAGGATGCCAAACACCCTCTCGGAGCGAGGAAATCCCCTTGGAGACGGATCCAGTTACCCATGCAGTCTCGGATTGCAACTGCGGCATGATTCGGCTCGAGGGAGGCACCTTCCGGATGGGGACGGAGGATGAAGACGGTTGGCCCGCCGATGGCGAGGGCCCGATCCGGGAAATTACTCTCTCCCCCTTTTATGTCGATCCGACGACGGTCACCAACGAAGAGTTTCAAAAATTCGTCGACGAAACCGGATATCGCACCGAAGCCGAACGATTTGGCTGGTCCTATGTTTTTGCGGTTCTCCTTCCAAAATCGAAGCAACGGAAGCTACGCAATTCCCAGACCGTTCAGGGGCTCAACTGGTGGTATGCGATTGAGGGAGCGTCCTGGCTCAAGCCCGAGGGGCCCGGCTCGAACATCAAAAAACGCATGGACCATCCCGTCGTCCACGTTTCCTGGCATGATGCCCAGGCCTACTGCAAATGGGCGAATAAACGCCTCCTGACCGAAGCTGAATGGGAATTTGCGGCTCGTGGTGGCGAAGACCAGACACGCTACCCGTGGGGAAACGAACTCACTCCGAAAGGGAAGCACCGGTGTAACATCTGGCAAGGGAACTTTCCCCTGGAAAATACCGCCGACGACGGCTACATCGGCACCGCCCCGGCCCGCTGTTACCGCCCCAACGGGTTCGGGCTCTATAATGTCTGCGGTAACGTCTGGGAATGGTGCCGTGACTGGTTTAGCCCATCCTGGCACCTATCGGGTCCATCGGCGGATCCAAAGGGTCCCGAAACCGGCGAGCAGCGGTCTATGCGCGGCGGATCCTTCCTCTGTCACAAATCTTACTGCAATCGCTACCGCCTCGGAGCCCGCACCGGGAATACTCCCGATAGCTCGACCTCAAACTGCGGCTTTCGATGTGCTCGAGACGTCGCCGAATAA
- a CDS encoding prepilin-type N-terminal cleavage/methylation domain-containing protein: MNKSKKGFTLVEIMIVVVIIGLLAAMAIPAFQKVRENSQQKTVLNNLRQIASGGQQYILEKGTDNASFSALEGVYFPTIKTVAGEDYSGLTVSSDSGSLSIDVAGKTIVYTY, from the coding sequence ATGAATAAATCCAAAAAAGGTTTCACCCTCGTGGAAATCATGATCGTGGTCGTCATCATCGGCCTCCTCGCCGCTATGGCGATTCCCGCGTTCCAAAAAGTTCGTGAGAACTCACAACAGAAGACCGTTTTGAACAACTTGCGTCAGATCGCTTCTGGAGGTCAGCAATACATCCTTGAGAAAGGCACTGACAACGCTAGCTTCTCAGCTCTGGAAGGAGTCTATTTTCCTACAATCAAAACCGTTGCAGGCGAAGACTATTCTGGCCTAACCGTGTCTTCTGATTCAGGATCGCTCTCAATTGACGTCGCAGGTAAGACGATCGTCTATACCTACTAA
- a CDS encoding glycosyltransferase family 2 protein, with protein sequence MSDLSFVIPAYNEKQSLRPLHQSIARAMEQLPDLSWKVHLVDDGSSDGSWEEIQSLCTMDPDHVSAIRLRRNFGKAEALQVGFDASTGPIVITMDADLQDDPSAITVFLEKMEEGFDLVSGWKRKRHDPQGKVLPSRVFNFLARASSGIRLHDFNCGFKAYRREVVDQIRLYGEMHRFTPILADAEGFRIGEIEVPHHPRKFGNSKYGARRFIKGFLDLATVTVMTRYLRRPAHVFGGVGAGSLVVGFCVLFYLSFRKIVLGINIEQRPLFFLGILLLLLGVQLISIGILAELVNFHNRQEVRNHIAESTDPTESRSKSSAKV encoded by the coding sequence ATGAGCGACTTAAGTTTTGTTATCCCGGCCTACAACGAAAAGCAAAGCCTTCGCCCACTGCATCAATCAATAGCAAGGGCGATGGAACAACTTCCAGATCTTTCCTGGAAGGTTCATCTAGTCGACGATGGCAGTTCTGATGGGTCATGGGAGGAGATCCAATCACTATGCACGATGGATCCCGACCATGTGAGCGCGATCCGCCTACGTCGCAACTTTGGAAAAGCCGAAGCGTTGCAAGTTGGATTCGATGCGTCCACCGGTCCGATCGTCATCACAATGGATGCAGATCTACAGGATGATCCCTCAGCGATCACGGTTTTTTTGGAGAAGATGGAAGAAGGCTTTGACCTCGTTTCAGGATGGAAACGAAAACGTCATGACCCCCAAGGCAAAGTTCTTCCTTCAAGGGTTTTCAACTTCCTCGCCCGGGCTTCCAGCGGAATCCGGCTCCACGATTTCAACTGTGGATTCAAAGCATACCGCCGAGAAGTCGTTGACCAGATTCGTCTTTATGGCGAAATGCACCGGTTCACCCCCATTCTAGCGGACGCCGAAGGCTTTCGGATCGGAGAAATCGAGGTACCTCACCATCCCCGAAAATTCGGGAATTCCAAATATGGTGCGCGTCGCTTCATCAAAGGATTCCTGGACTTGGCGACTGTTACAGTGATGACCCGATACTTACGGCGCCCTGCACACGTATTCGGAGGGGTCGGAGCGGGCTCCCTAGTAGTAGGATTCTGCGTCCTTTTCTATCTCTCCTTTCGGAAGATTGTCCTCGGAATCAATATTGAGCAGCGGCCGCTCTTCTTTCTCGGAATTCTCCTCCTTCTCCTCGGAGTTCAGCTGATCTCCATTGGAATCCTTGCCGAGCTCGTAAATTTCCACAATCGACAAGAAGTCCGCAATCACATTG